One window of the Colletotrichum destructivum chromosome 6, complete sequence genome contains the following:
- a CDS encoding Putative Zinc finger C2H2-type yields MCGPASHCSQCCWRSCHHSMTGEHGYGWSPATNYKFQSLTSFVGHPFDSPYFLNFADLTGQVMDVSCHRPHTKSWLWDLDASRAYCQNSLWDLGKDSPTANFNGGVGSRFDPCDLLLVASQNQCNQGEQSEATFLEAGARPDIGFSLSSFMGNLRTFPLESSGTQDFHTESRLATSFLTGLDVAGDIDAFSPNGSFASGTLPVAPEDDRLGSTIDIASRRSPAEESMMLGLDLADELGWGLPVDQRVSSEDQPIRISPAYTSASDYVFENPACENTDTARRLSFTSGELQYPVGCTFPGCSSKVLFVRRCDLAKHYRQHIERFFCRIAGCQMSEASSKSAENSRMSVGFSSKKDRLRHEQKHNPAIPCEHCDRIFSREDNLRDHVRRRHRVSSD; encoded by the exons ATGTGCGGCCCAGCATCTCATTGCTCCCAATGTTGCTGGCGCTCCTGTCACCATTCGATGACAGGGGAACATGGCTATGGTTGGTCACCGGCGACCAACTACAAATTTCAGTCTCTAACCTCATTTGTTGGACATCCTTTCGACTCTCCTTACTTCCTGAATTTTGCAGACCTCACAGGCCAAGTTATGGACGTCTCGTGTCATCGTCCTCACACAAAGTCATGGCTATGGGATCTAGACGCGTCCCGCGCATACTGCCAGAACTCACTTTGG GATCTCGGGAAGGATTCACCTACCGCAAATTTCAATGGCGGCGTCGGTTCCAGGTTTGATCCCTGCGACTTGCTACTTGTCGCCAGCCAAAACCAATGCAATCAAGGTGAGCAGAGTGAGGCGACGTTCCTCGAAGCAGGTGCCAGACCAGATATAGGCTTCTCGCTCAGCAGTTTCATGGGTAATTTAAGGACATTTCCTCTGGAGTCCAGCGGAACGCAGGACTTTCATACCGAATCTCGACTTGCAACTTCCTTTCTTACGGGCCTGGACGTCGCTGGGGATATCGATGCGTTTAGTCCCAACGGCTCCTTCGCCAGCGGTACACTACCAGTGGCGCCAGAGGACGATAGGCTCGGCTCAACTATAGATATTGCATCACGAAGATCCCCCGCAGAGGAGTCAATGATGTTAGGGTTGGACCTGGCGGATGAACTAGGATGGGGGTTGCCAGTTGATCAGCGCGTGTCCTCCGAGGACCAACCTATCCGAATCTCCCCAGCATACACGTCTGCCTCCGATTACGTTTTCGAAAATCCAGCGTGCGAAAATACGGACACGGCTCGCCGGCTGTCATTTACGAGCGGAGAACTCCAATACCCTGTGGGTTGCACATTCCCGGGCTGCTCGTCAAAGGTTCTATTCGTTCGACGTTGCGACCTTGCGAAGCATTACAGACAGCATATTGAACGATTCTTTTGCCGCATAGCAGGATGTCAAATGTCTGAAGCGTCCTCCAAAAGCGCTGAAAACAGCAGAATGTCGGTAGGGTTTTCTTCGAAGAAGGATAGGCTTAGGCATGAGCAAAAACATAACCCGGCGATACCCTGTGAGCACTGCGACAGGATTTTTAGCCGAGAGGACAATCTTCGAGATCATGTAAGGAGGCGTCATCGTGTTTCTTCAGACTAG
- a CDS encoding Putative peptidase M20, bacterial exopeptidase dimerization domain-containing protein: MFSRTRSLTSGPRLARSLSTARGSLSGLKINAARLQETIHHTCHWGAAHRYGNGPTETGMARLALSDDDARVRRWLAEEVADLGCELSVDEMGNMFAKRKGALRSPAPMTAMGSHLDTQPRGGRYDGILGVLAAVEAMRTMKESGFETQLDVGIVNWTNEEGARFPKSMMSSGVWAGEISREKAWGLADIFDPSVTVKAELERHGYVGPLACSSDEGAGGYPLGAHFELHIEQGPLLEESGKRLGVVQGAQAYRWYTVTVTGRDAHTGTTPLKSRRDPVLAASKMIAASNGIAKELGALASTGVIKIPPSSSTNTIVSEVVFTLDIRHPEDAVVDEVQQRCLESFGRVAGEDGRGVEMQCTLDTNSPAVRFDGECIRAVEDAANGLVGPDGWLPLTSGAGHDSVYTSKRCPTTMIFVPCKDGVSHHPEEYCSPEDCATGTQALLEAVIGYDRLRASRI; this comes from the exons ATGTTCTCTCGCACGAGATCCCTGACGTCCGGTCCCCGCCTCGCGAGGTCTCTCTCGACCGCGCGGGGTTCCTTATCGGGGCTCAAGATCAACGCGGCTCGGCTCCAGGAGACGATTCATCATACGTGCCACTGGGGTGCAGCCCATCGCTACGGCAA CGGACCGACGGAAACGGGCATGGCCCGCCTCGCGCtgtccgacgacgacgcccgcgTGAGACgctggctggccgaggaggtggCGGATCTCGGCTGCGAGCTCTCGGTTGACGAGATGGGTAACATGTTCGCGAAGAGGAAGGGCGCCCtgaggtcgccggcgccgatgacggccaTGGGCAGCCATCTCGACACGCAGCCccgcggcgggcggtacgacggcatcctgggcgtgctcgccgccgtcgaggcgaTGCGGACGATGAAGGAAAGCGGCTTCGAGACGCAGTTggacgtcggcatcgtcaactGGACCAA CGAGGAGGGCGCCCGCTTCCCCAagtcgatgatgtcgtctGGCGTCTGGGCGGGCGAGATCTCGCGCGAAAAGGCCTGGGGCCTAGCCGACATCTTCGACCCCTCCGTCACGGTGAAGGCGGAACTGGAGAGACACGGCTACGTCGGGCCCCTGGCTTGCTCGAGCGACGAAGGCGCGGGCGGCTATCCCCTGGGCGCGCATTTCGAGTTGCACATCGAGCAGGGCCCCCTCCTGGAGGAGAGCGGCAAGAGACTCGGCGTCGTGCAGGGCGCGCAGGCGTACCGGTGGtacaccgtcaccgtcacggGCCGCGACGCGCACACGGGCACGACGCCGCTGAAGTCACGCAGGGACCCGGTGCTCGCGGCCTCCAAGATGATCGCGGCCTCGAACGGCATCGCCAAGGAACTCGGCGcgctggcgtcgacgggcgTCATCAAGATCCCgcccagctcgtcgaccAACACCATCGTCTCCGAGGTCGTCTTCACCCTCGACATCCGGCACCCCGAGGAcgcggtcgtcgacgaggtccagcAGCGCTGCCTCGAGTCCTTTGGGAGAGTCGCCGGAGaggacggccgcggcgtcgagatgCAGTGCACGCTCGACACCAACTCGCCCGCGGTCAGGTTTGACGGGGAGTGCATCCGGGCCGTGGAGGACGCGGccaacggcctcgtcggACCGGACGGATGGCTGCCGCTGACGAGCGGCGCCGGGCATGACAGCGTCTACACGAGCAAACGGTGTCCGACCACGATGATCTTCGTGCCCTGCAAGGACGGCGTGAGCCACCACCCGGAGGAGTACTGCAGCCCGGAGGACTG CGCCACTGGTACCCAAGCCTTGCTCGAAGCTGTCATCGGGTACGATCGACTGAGAGCTAGCCGGATCTGA